One stretch of Narcine bancroftii isolate sNarBan1 chromosome 8, sNarBan1.hap1, whole genome shotgun sequence DNA includes these proteins:
- the LOC138740351 gene encoding gap junction alpha-3 protein-like: protein MGDWSLLGNLLESAQEHSTVVGKVWLTSLFIFRILVLGTATEKVWGDEQSFFTCDTKQPGCQNVCYDRIFPISHMRFWVLQIVFVSTPTLVYLGHVYHLVRMEEKQKQKEKEKMSRYPPGEKEALMQNARNIKCPTLDDQGKTRLQGAILRTYLFNIIFKTLFEVGFIWAQYYLYGFELKPLYKCSYLPCPNTVDCYISRPTEKTIFIIFMLSMACLSLLLNLIEVCHLALKKYRRSKHNRATKAACTQNGLVESERTGPCAPNYQYFANHSGPQLYNVPPLTEPDPVRRNYNGNVSTKQNRENFSITDDKPGNQEEQSPLPNKHTSVADQRRNSERSKLSGRSKSDDLAI, encoded by the coding sequence ATGGGTGACTGGAGTTTGTTGGGCAATTTACTGGAAAGTGCGCAGGAGCACTCGACGGTGGTAGGGAAGGTATGGCTGACATCTCTCTTCATCTTCCGTATCCTGGTGCTGGGGACTGCCACCGAGAAAGTCTGGGGGGATGAGCAATCCTTCTTCACCTGCGACACAAAGCAACCTGGTTGCCAGAATGTCTGCTACGACAggatcttccccatctcccacaTGCGTTTCTGGGTGTTGCAGATCGTCTTTGTGTCCACCCCCACACTGGTCTACCTGGGTCATGTCTACCATCTGGTACGAATGGaagagaagcagaagcagaaggagaaagagaagatGAGTAGATACCCCCCTGGGGAGAAGGAAGCATTAATGCAAAATGCCAGGAACATCAAATGCCCTACACTTGATGACCAGGGTAAAACTAGACTGCAAGGAGCAATTCTACGCACTTACTTGTTTAATATAATATTTAAAACCCTCTTTGAAGTTGGCTTCATTTGGGCCCAGTATTATCTCTATGGCTTTGAGCTGAAGCCTCTCTACAAATGCAGTTATCTGCCTTGCCCGAATACTGTGGACTGTTACATCTCCCGTCCAACTGAAAAGACTATTTTTATTATATTCATGCTGTCCATGGCTTGTCTGTCGCTGCTTTTGAACCTTATTGAAGTATGTCATCTCGCACTCAAGAAGTACAGAAGGAGCAAGCACAATCGTGCCACAAAGGCTGCTTGTACTCAGAATGGCCTCGTGGAGAGTGAGAGAACAGGACCCTGCGCCCCCAACTACCAATACTTTGCCAACCACAGTGGCCCACAACTTTACAATGTCCCCCCTCTAACCGAACCTGATCCAGTCCGTCGCAACTACAACGGTAATGTTTCTACCAAGCAAAACAGAGAAAATTTTTCCATAACAGATGACAAGCCGGGGAATCAGGAGGAACAAAGTCCGCTTCCCAACAAACACACCTCAGTGGCTGATCAGAGAAGGAACAGTGAAAGAAGCAAACTCAGTGGCCGGAGCAAATCAGACGATCTGGCAAtttaa